CTGCAGCATCTTCAGTGTGTCCATTGGCGCAGAAAAAAATTTTCTAAAGGAAAACTGGTTTCTGCAATCGTCCTATCTTGTAGAAGAGGATGTCGGGGAGATTTCTTCGTCGGGGTTCAAGCCCGTCAATTGGTACCCGTTAAGTATTCCTTCAACCGTTTTGACGGCGCTCGTGCGCAACAGTGTATATCCGGACCCCTATGTTGGCATGAACAACATGAAAATACCGGATACTTCGGATGAATTTAGTCGACAACATGATCTGGGAAAATACAGCCATTTGCCTGGTCAGTCGATCAGGGTAGATCGATAAGGCAGGTGATCGGAGGACCCGGGGACCTACAATGACCATCCCTCGCGGTATTCACGACGAACATATTTGTTCGCCTCTTCCAGATTCGTTACTTTCATTTTCTTTCCATCCCACTCCAATATCTTCCCCGCATTACGTACGGCAAGGTTGCCCAACAGAACAATCTCAGTCATTGGACCCGAAACGTCAAAATTGGAACTCGCCGGTTCTCCCCCCTTGCACGCATCAATCCACTCCTGGTGAATCCCCGGGGACCGGCGGATTGTCTTCGGCGGCTGTGTGTAAGCCTGCATAGCGGTCTCGGGTATCATTCTGGGACTATCCCCATAGTCGTTGCACATGAGTGTGCCCTTGTCGCCTACCAATAACACACCACTCCCATTGCCCATGCGACGACCTTCTTCCAGTGCTTTCGGTCTCGGCGGTGTCAATCCGCCTTCATACCAGACCATGTGCACTGGAGGCATATCATCCCTGGCAGGAAAATCATAATGAACGATGGACCCGATGGGCCCCGTTTCGTCATTGGTGGGAGTGGCGCTGCCCTGCACGCTCGTCGGATGACCTAATTTGAGCGCCCAGACCGGAGTGTCGATGAGATGGCAGCCCATGTCACCCAGGGCTCCGGTTCCGAAATCCCACCACCCGCGCCAATTGAAGGGAAGGTAAGCGGGATGATAATGACGCCATGGCGCCGGTCCAAGCCACCGATCCCAGTCCAGCGTGGGCGGAACTGAAGGTACCGACTTCGGCCGATCAACACCCTGTGGCCAGTAACCCCAGGGTCTGTTGGTCCACACATGAGCTTCTCTTACATCACCAATGGCTCCATCG
The genomic region above belongs to Candidatus Neomarinimicrobiota bacterium and contains:
- a CDS encoding Gfo/Idh/MocA family oxidoreductase, coding for MKNTKQTLNAHGNKISRRDFLTRTAAATAAFTIVPRHVLGGIGRVAPSEKVNLAIIGTGGQGTFDMSQFLQIPDVQVVAVCDVYKECDYSEYYFGGIKGWEPARQQVNQYYAEQTGNESYSGCAAYTDFYEMLEEEKDIDAVCVATTDNVHAVASMAAIKKRKHVYCEKPLTHDIYEARMLTKAAKKRKVATQMGNQGHAGEGNRLIAEWIADGAIGDVREAHVWTNRPWGYWPQGVDRPKSVPSVPPTLDWDRWLGPAPWRHYHPAYLPFNWRGWWDFGTGALGDMGCHLIDTPVWALKLGHPTSVQGSATPTNDETGPIGSIVHYDFPARDDMPPVHMVWYEGGLTPPRPKALEEGRRMGNGSGVLLVGDKGTLMCNDYGDSPRMIPETAMQAYTQPPKTIRRSPGIHQEWIDACKGGEPASSNFDVSGPMTEIVLLGNLAVRNAGKILEWDGKKMKVTNLEEANKYVRREYREGWSL